In a genomic window of Phyllostomus discolor isolate MPI-MPIP mPhyDis1 chromosome 5, mPhyDis1.pri.v3, whole genome shotgun sequence:
- the LOC114496896 gene encoding 60S acidic ribosomal protein P1-like, whose product MASILELACIHSALMLHYDEVTVMEDKINALIKAAGANVELFWPGLFAKALANVNIGSLVCSVGAGGPVPAASVAPAGGPAPSTAVAPAEEKKVEAKKEVPEESDDDPEESDDDMGFGFLDQTSFVTQSIKS is encoded by the coding sequence ATGGCCTCCATCTTGGAGCTCGCCTGCATCCACTCGGCCCTTATGCTGCATTATGATGAGGTGACAGTGATGGAGGATAAGATCAATGCCCTCATTAAAGCAGCTGGTGCAAATGTTGAACTTTTCTGGCCAGGCTTGTTTGCAAAGGCCCTGGCCAATGTCAACATTGGGAGCCTCGTCTGCAGTGTAGGGGCTGGTGGACCTGTCCCAGCAGCCAGTGTGGCACCAGCAGGAGGTCCTGCCCCTTCCACTGCTGTGGCCCCAGCTGAGGAGAAGAAAGTGGAAGCAAAGAAAGAAGTACCTGAAGAGTCTGATGATGACCCTGAGGAGTCTGATGATGACATGGGCTTTGGTTTTCTTGACCAAACCTCTTTTGTAACACAGTCAATAAAAagctga
- the EVA1B gene encoding protein eva-1 homolog B encodes MDAPRRDMELLSNSLAAYAHIRANPESFGLYFVLGVCFGLLLTLCLVVISISCAPRPRPRVPALRRDRHSTLEAEDEDEDEEDTVTRLGQDDTLPGPELSAEPDGPLSVNVFTSAEELERAQRLEERERILREIWRTGQPDLLGTGTLGPSPTATGTLGRMHYY; translated from the exons ATGGATGCCCCCAGAAGAGACATGGAGTTGCTCAGCAACAGCTTGGCGGCCTACGCACACATCCGCG ctAACCCCGAGAGCTTTGGTCTCTACTTCGTGCTGGGTGTCTGCTTTGGCCTGCTGCTAACCCTGTGCCTGGTAGTCATCAGCATCTCCTGCGCGCCCCGCCCGCGGCCCCGGGTCCCTGCGCTGCGCCGGGACCGCCATAGCACCCTGGAGGCGGAGGACGAAGACGAGGACGAGGAGGACACGGTGACGCGACTGGGCCAAGACGACACGCTTCCTGGTCCAGAGCTGTCCGCGGAGCCCGATGGGCCCCTGAGCGTTAACGTCTTCACCTCAGCGGAGGAGCTGGAGCGGGCGCAGCGCCTGGAGGAACGCGAACGGATTTTGCGGGAGATCTGGCGCACCGGGCAGCCGGACCTGCTGGGCACCGGCACGCTGGGACCCAGCCCCACGGCCACGGGCACCCTGGGCCGCATGCACTATTACTAA